A stretch of Acidobacteriota bacterium DNA encodes these proteins:
- a CDS encoding TIGR00300 family protein, protein MNYSEIVEAEGHLVDSQILSNVMDRVIECGAVYEVLNFRLGRTNDEFSKLQLRVIAPTEEVLNKTLEELIELGCYQKQVQDVTLKPAPMDRVVPDDFYSTTNHRTFVRLDGSWLEVGKQRMDAVITIDNGKADCRKLRDVKQGDMIVCGPQGIRIQPEFKERDRLGFAFMANDISSERRTETAVRKIAEMMRQVKAEGGHIVFVAGPVVIHTGGTQAFCEIIRRGFADALLAGNAIAVHDIEHQLFGTSLGVDLEHGNPIEEGHKNHMRAINTINRYGSIRGAVEAGILKGGVMYECVKHNVPFVLAGSIRDDGPLPDTEMNLIQAQEEYAKRIEGAKMVICLSSMLHSIGAGNMTPSWVRMVCVDINPAVVTKLSDRGSAQTVGVVTDVGAFLNLLAQQLRD, encoded by the coding sequence ATGAATTACTCTGAAATCGTCGAAGCCGAAGGCCACTTGGTTGACTCACAGATTTTATCGAATGTCATGGATCGCGTCATCGAATGCGGCGCGGTTTATGAAGTGCTGAACTTCAGGCTCGGTCGCACCAATGACGAATTCTCGAAATTGCAATTGCGCGTCATCGCGCCAACCGAAGAGGTTCTGAACAAAACGCTCGAAGAGTTGATCGAGCTTGGGTGTTATCAAAAACAGGTTCAGGACGTAACGCTCAAACCCGCGCCGATGGATCGGGTTGTGCCGGATGATTTTTACTCGACGACGAATCATCGGACGTTTGTGCGGTTGGATGGTTCCTGGCTGGAAGTTGGCAAACAGCGAATGGATGCGGTTATTACCATTGACAATGGCAAAGCAGATTGCCGCAAACTGCGCGATGTGAAACAAGGCGACATGATCGTCTGCGGTCCGCAGGGAATTCGCATCCAGCCGGAATTCAAAGAACGTGACCGTCTGGGGTTTGCTTTCATGGCCAACGACATTTCTTCGGAACGGCGCACCGAAACCGCCGTTCGCAAAATCGCCGAAATGATGCGTCAGGTAAAAGCCGAAGGCGGACACATTGTTTTCGTCGCAGGCCCGGTCGTCATTCACACCGGAGGCACGCAGGCATTTTGCGAAATCATACGCCGTGGCTTTGCCGATGCCTTGCTGGCCGGAAACGCCATCGCGGTTCACGATATTGAACACCAACTTTTCGGCACTTCGCTCGGCGTAGACCTGGAACACGGAAATCCCATCGAAGAAGGCCATAAAAATCACATGCGCGCCATCAACACCATCAATCGCTACGGTTCAATTCGCGGCGCAGTCGAAGCCGGGATTCTGAAAGGCGGGGTGATGTACGAGTGCGTCAAACACAATGTGCCGTTTGTGCTGGCGGGTTCCATTCGCGATGACGGGCCGCTGCCCGACACCGAAATGAATTTGATTCAGGCGCAGGAAGAGTATGCAAAGCGAATTGAAGGCGCGAAGATGGTCATCTGCTTGTCTTCGATGCTGCATTCCATCGGGGCAGGGAATATGACGCCGTCCTGGGTGCGGATGGTTTGCGTGGACATCAACCCGGCAGTCGTGACCAAACTCTCAGACCGAGGCTCCGCGCAAACCGTCGGTGTGGTAACGGATGTCGGTGCGTTTTTGAACTTATTGGCGCAACAACTTAGAGATTGA
- a CDS encoding TonB-dependent receptor: MKNRFSDAVMTIFAVLCFAVVAYGQRTTGSLEGTVTDANGAVVPAVNVTVTGVSVGFKRTVQSDSQGVFRVQQIPAGTYKITTAAISGFAATTVDDVTVTIESVTVANIKLGLAATSESVVVTTDALGINVDTADSKVQTNITSKLIDQLPKGNSFSSLLNISPATRPEPLSGGFQVDGASGSENAFIVDGLPVENFRTGVLNGVNNIPTSLVSEIQIKTGGFEAEHGGASGGVIAVATKSGSDAFHGEFGSNFEPSALQPNPRAALSRFVSSSSSAAAIAANPDYTYLLRPNKDQSLNIFPTATFSGPLVKSRVWFIASYSPQIYRTTRVSNFINSVSNANFSTGRFVPSPRLSNGNPLPPLTYKANTKYEYAFSRVDAQILNNLRGSTTFLWNPQINDGTLPFGSITTSNPVAIAYAGSNFPSEQYYRLTGGRVSSNNFTGQLTWTPTSKLVATFRYGRAFQNEKGNNYAIADQVRYTCGGSAGAYPTIQTGCPGGIGYNNVTNNSPTTRDISIKNQYNADVTYIVSEFGGRHEFKGGYERGQTSNDVLSGNAGTGQVTLYYGQDYTQSGTGVSLPCNLGSATCIGVGTLYRFGAKGVGKNNFQGVYFQDKWQPISRLTLNLGVRAEKEFLPSFNAGDLLAGTAIPGIEIPWGRKVAPRLGGAYDLFGNGKTKIFASYGWFHDRMRFELPRGSFGGNFYRLDYFPITADHPNYDYYTPSRILGAWTDPRGGGNPSTTGGLSQLQRDYRIPSNLTEAQFKALGLVVTGVDPEIKPFRQSEVTVGFEKELSRSYVLSVRFTRKNVDHALEDHAILGIGEAENYPIGNPGEGLDLALDKATGYVKSAKPQRLYRALEIVLNRRFANNYFFNANYTLSGLYGNYSGLASSDENGRTSPGVDRFFDYAINGFTATGQPDNGYLATDRRHAFKAYGGYTFDKWPGKGQSTDLAFFYQALQGTPQTTFVTIVATSIPVSKRGDLGRSPTYTQTDIDLTHHYKIKEKYTLSFDFNVLNVFNQNTVTRLTTAKYRTTNTITAKDIDPTYDANTQTLTTVINKILNGQIAAQIAGLASGANASISGTAATAGRTNPVSSLYGQPASYQGARTVRIGVRFTF; this comes from the coding sequence ATGAAAAACAGGTTTAGCGATGCTGTCATGACCATTTTCGCCGTCCTCTGCTTCGCGGTTGTGGCTTATGGACAGCGAACAACAGGAAGCCTTGAAGGCACGGTTACAGACGCGAATGGAGCAGTCGTTCCCGCCGTGAATGTCACCGTAACAGGTGTGTCCGTCGGATTTAAGCGAACCGTTCAAAGCGATAGCCAAGGCGTTTTTCGTGTCCAACAAATTCCGGCAGGCACCTATAAAATCACAACTGCCGCCATCAGTGGCTTTGCCGCTACTACCGTGGATGACGTAACCGTTACGATTGAAAGTGTCACTGTGGCCAACATCAAACTTGGCCTTGCCGCGACGAGTGAATCGGTGGTTGTGACGACCGATGCGCTTGGAATCAACGTAGACACTGCCGATAGCAAGGTGCAAACGAACATCACATCAAAACTGATTGACCAATTACCGAAAGGCAACAGCTTTTCCTCGCTTCTCAACATTTCTCCAGCGACCAGACCGGAGCCGCTTTCGGGCGGGTTCCAAGTGGATGGAGCTTCCGGGTCGGAAAATGCCTTTATTGTTGATGGATTGCCGGTTGAAAACTTTAGAACTGGCGTTCTTAATGGCGTGAATAACATTCCCACGTCGTTGGTTTCTGAAATTCAAATCAAAACCGGCGGTTTTGAAGCAGAGCACGGCGGCGCTTCGGGCGGTGTGATTGCCGTCGCCACCAAGTCCGGTTCGGATGCTTTTCACGGCGAATTTGGCTCGAACTTTGAACCAAGTGCTCTTCAACCTAACCCAAGAGCAGCTTTGTCGCGCTTCGTATCGAGCAGTTCCAGCGCCGCCGCGATTGCTGCGAATCCCGATTACACATACCTGCTCAGGCCGAACAAAGATCAATCTCTGAACATTTTTCCGACCGCAACCTTTTCGGGCCCGCTGGTGAAGAGCCGTGTGTGGTTCATCGCAAGCTATTCACCGCAGATTTATAGAACAACGCGTGTCTCGAATTTCATTAACTCTGTTAGCAACGCGAACTTTTCAACAGGGCGGTTTGTGCCTTCTCCAAGATTGTCCAATGGAAATCCGCTTCCACCCTTAACGTACAAAGCGAACACGAAATACGAGTACGCTTTTTCCAGAGTGGATGCCCAGATACTCAATAACCTGCGAGGTTCGACGACCTTTTTGTGGAATCCGCAAATTAACGATGGAACACTGCCTTTCGGCTCCATTACAACTTCCAATCCGGTTGCCATTGCCTATGCAGGCAGCAATTTCCCTTCGGAACAATACTACCGTCTGACGGGCGGACGAGTAAGTTCGAACAACTTTACGGGTCAATTGACCTGGACGCCGACCAGCAAACTGGTAGCGACCTTCCGTTATGGCCGCGCGTTCCAGAATGAAAAAGGCAATAACTACGCGATTGCCGACCAGGTTCGCTACACTTGCGGTGGATCGGCGGGCGCATACCCGACGATTCAAACCGGTTGCCCGGGAGGCATTGGTTACAACAATGTCACCAATAACTCTCCCACGACGCGCGACATTTCCATCAAAAATCAATACAACGCCGATGTTACCTATATTGTGAGTGAGTTTGGTGGCCGGCATGAATTCAAAGGCGGCTACGAACGTGGTCAGACCTCAAATGATGTGTTGTCAGGAAACGCTGGCACAGGCCAGGTGACTCTGTATTACGGCCAGGACTATACTCAGTCCGGAACCGGCGTCAGCCTTCCGTGCAATTTGGGATCGGCGACTTGCATCGGTGTTGGAACGCTTTACAGATTCGGCGCCAAGGGCGTTGGCAAAAACAACTTCCAGGGCGTTTATTTCCAGGATAAGTGGCAGCCTATCAGCCGTCTCACTTTGAATCTTGGTGTTCGTGCAGAGAAAGAATTCCTTCCGTCGTTCAATGCCGGCGATCTTCTGGCTGGCACAGCAATCCCCGGCATCGAAATTCCCTGGGGACGTAAAGTTGCTCCGCGTTTAGGCGGTGCGTATGACCTGTTTGGCAACGGCAAAACGAAGATTTTTGCCAGTTATGGTTGGTTCCATGACCGGATGCGGTTTGAATTGCCGCGCGGTTCGTTTGGCGGCAACTTCTATCGCCTGGATTATTTCCCGATCACGGCAGACCATCCGAACTATGACTACTACACGCCATCCAGAATCCTTGGTGCCTGGACTGATCCACGCGGGGGCGGCAATCCTTCCACCACGGGCGGATTGAGCCAGTTGCAACGCGATTACCGCATTCCGTCAAACCTGACCGAAGCGCAGTTCAAAGCGCTCGGCCTGGTTGTGACCGGCGTTGATCCTGAAATCAAACCCTTCCGTCAAAGCGAAGTGACAGTTGGCTTTGAAAAAGAACTGTCGAGAAGCTATGTGCTGTCCGTTCGCTTTACGCGCAAGAACGTTGACCACGCGCTCGAAGATCATGCCATCCTCGGAATCGGCGAAGCGGAAAATTATCCCATTGGTAACCCGGGCGAAGGTTTGGATTTGGCGCTGGATAAAGCGACCGGCTACGTCAAATCAGCGAAACCGCAGCGCCTCTATCGCGCGCTGGAAATTGTGCTCAACCGTCGCTTTGCGAACAACTACTTTTTTAACGCGAACTACACCTTGAGCGGGCTGTATGGCAACTACTCAGGGCTGGCAAGCTCTGACGAAAACGGTCGTACCTCTCCGGGTGTTGATCGTTTCTTCGACTACGCCATTAACGGCTTCACGGCAACCGGCCAACCGGATAACGGATACCTGGCAACCGACCGCCGTCACGCGTTCAAAGCGTATGGTGGTTACACCTTCGATAAATGGCCTGGCAAAGGACAGTCAACGGATTTGGCTTTCTTCTACCAGGCATTGCAAGGGACTCCCCAGACGACCTTTGTTACCATCGTGGCCACTTCGATTCCTGTGTCTAAGCGCGGCGATCTGGGACGAAGCCCGACTTACACACAAACGGACATTGATTTGACGCATCATTACAAGATCAAGGAAAAGTACACGCTATCCTTTGACTTTAACGTCTTGAATGTCTTCAACCAAAACACAGTGACGAGGCTGACTACTGCCAAGTATCGTACGACAAACACCATCACAGCGAAGGACATTGATCCGACCTATGATGCCAATACCCAAACGCTAACAACGGTTATTAACAAAATCCTCAACGGACAAATCGCAGCGCAGATCGCGGGTTTGGCCAGTGGCGCGAATGCCAGCATCAGCGGCACGGCGGCAACAGCCGGAAGAACCAATCCGGTGAGCAGCCTTTATGGTCAACCAGCGTCTTATCAGGGAGCTCGTACTGTCAGAATAGGAGTGCGCTTTACCTTCTAA
- a CDS encoding CocE/NonD family hydrolase — MSNLIKRVNAIFLIAFFAIPALAQAPAVSGSDRVRERYTKYEYQIPMRDGVRLFTSIYVPKDTSKPYPFLLTRTPYSVAPYGIDKYRASLGPSEHFEKEGFIFVYQDARGRYMSEGEFQQVRPYVPNKRSNKDIDESTDAYDTIEWLLKNIPNNNGKVGMVGVSQPGFHVAASMIDSHPALKAASPQAPTADYYINDDVYHNGAFMLSANFGFYAFFRPRKGAPETPQPRVPFDMGTPDGYDFYLHLPPPMSEWNQKLFNGEAAYWQEIIDHPNYDEFWQKRSLWKFMKNVNCAVLNVGGWFDAEDPMGPLHIYRAVEKENPQTENMLVMGPWSHGGWGRGDGDKLGNVNFGVKTGAFFREQIQFEFFMHYLKDKKTDLPEAFMFMTGLNEWRRLPAWPPKDAKPATLYFQANGKLGTDTPTDSNGFDEYVSDPNHPVPHVGYINGGFPSDYMTEDQRFAAQRPDVLVYETEALAEDLTIAGPINVSLNVSTTGTDSDFVVKVIDVYPGDYPQPATPESQRPSSNAVKMGGYQQLVHGEPFRGKFRNGFEKPEAFTPGKPASIKFAMPDVYHTFRRGHRVMVQVQSSWFPLVDRNPQKFMDIPKARAEDFQKATQRVYRSREVNSSVTVLVEGKTLSVAEKR; from the coding sequence ATGTCAAATTTGATCAAACGCGTGAATGCAATCTTTCTGATCGCTTTCTTTGCGATCCCAGCGTTGGCGCAAGCGCCAGCCGTATCAGGCTCTGATCGCGTGCGCGAACGGTACACGAAGTATGAGTACCAAATTCCGATGCGTGATGGCGTGCGGCTGTTCACTTCGATTTATGTGCCGAAAGACACATCGAAGCCGTATCCGTTTTTGCTGACGCGCACGCCGTACAGCGTTGCGCCTTACGGCATAGACAAATATCGCGCTTCGCTTGGCCCGTCGGAGCATTTTGAAAAGGAAGGTTTCATTTTCGTCTATCAGGACGCGCGAGGTCGTTACATGTCCGAAGGCGAGTTTCAGCAGGTTCGCCCGTACGTTCCGAACAAACGCAGCAACAAGGACATTGACGAAAGCACGGACGCGTACGACACCATCGAATGGCTGCTGAAAAACATTCCGAACAACAACGGCAAAGTCGGCATGGTCGGCGTGTCGCAACCGGGATTTCATGTCGCGGCCAGCATGATTGATTCGCATCCGGCGCTGAAAGCCGCTTCGCCACAAGCGCCGACGGCGGACTATTACATCAATGACGATGTCTATCACAACGGAGCGTTCATGCTCTCGGCGAATTTTGGTTTTTATGCCTTCTTTCGTCCGCGCAAAGGTGCGCCAGAAACGCCGCAGCCTCGCGTGCCATTCGATATGGGCACGCCCGATGGGTACGACTTTTATCTGCACCTGCCGCCGCCGATGTCCGAATGGAACCAGAAACTGTTCAACGGCGAGGCCGCGTACTGGCAGGAAATCATTGACCATCCGAATTACGACGAATTCTGGCAGAAACGTTCGCTGTGGAAGTTTATGAAAAACGTCAACTGCGCCGTGCTCAACGTTGGTGGATGGTTTGACGCCGAAGACCCCATGGGGCCGCTTCACATTTACCGCGCCGTCGAAAAAGAAAATCCGCAAACCGAAAACATGTTGGTGATGGGGCCTTGGTCGCACGGAGGTTGGGGCAGGGGAGATGGCGACAAACTCGGCAACGTGAACTTCGGTGTCAAAACCGGCGCGTTTTTCAGGGAACAAATTCAGTTCGAGTTTTTCATGCATTACCTGAAGGACAAGAAAACCGATTTGCCGGAAGCGTTCATGTTCATGACCGGATTGAACGAATGGCGGCGATTGCCTGCCTGGCCGCCGAAAGACGCCAAACCGGCGACGTTGTATTTTCAGGCGAATGGAAAGCTGGGAACGGACACTCCGACCGACAGCAACGGCTTTGATGAATATGTCAGCGATCCGAATCATCCCGTGCCGCATGTTGGTTATATCAATGGTGGTTTTCCCAGCGATTACATGACCGAAGATCAGCGCTTTGCAGCGCAACGACCGGACGTGCTGGTTTATGAAACTGAGGCATTGGCGGAAGACCTGACCATCGCCGGGCCGATCAATGTCAGTTTGAATGTTTCAACGACGGGCACGGATTCCGATTTTGTCGTGAAGGTCATTGATGTGTATCCCGGCGATTATCCGCAGCCCGCGACGCCCGAAAGCCAGCGACCATCATCGAACGCTGTAAAGATGGGCGGGTATCAACAATTGGTTCACGGCGAACCGTTCCGAGGCAAGTTCCGCAACGGTTTTGAAAAACCAGAAGCGTTCACGCCCGGCAAACCGGCTTCGATCAAATTTGCGATGCCGGACGTGTATCACACCTTCCGCAGAGGTCATCGCGTGATGGTTCAGGTTCAGAGCAGTTGGTTTCCGCTGGTGGATCGCAATCCGCAAAAATTCATGGACATTCCCAAGGCCAGGGCTGAAGATTTTCAAAAAGCCACGCAGCGCGTTTATCGCTCACGCGAGGTGAATTCTTCGGTGACGGTGCTGGTGGAAGGGAAGACACTATCCGTTGCCGAAAAACGATAG
- a CDS encoding tetratricopeptide repeat protein — MFIVIILLSLLFDPSLFQKFVIIGTVRDTSGRSVSNVRVLAMDENFQPIRTIFVDSNGQFTVRGLSPGRYQFRVETTGTPYQEYETGWIELQALRVRPGGSENYPLDVVLKFKASKSSDARAEAIFVQNVPETARLLYERGARSFNEGQLEQGMNALQEALKVFPNYFLALELLGKELVKADRYDEGIPVLLHALKINSRSATSHYALGVAYLKQGKLGSAIESLNNAASFNPTNANTQMMLGLAYRQHNQLPESVIAFKKAIQLGGGAAAEAHFYLAGTYEKQQQIENAISELELYLKEGKDITNPDQIREMIKGLREKSKK, encoded by the coding sequence ATGTTTATCGTGATTATCCTGCTGAGTTTGTTGTTCGATCCCAGCCTGTTTCAAAAATTCGTCATCATCGGCACTGTGCGCGATACTTCCGGACGCAGCGTGTCCAACGTCAGAGTCCTGGCGATGGATGAAAACTTCCAACCCATTCGCACCATCTTCGTTGACTCAAATGGCCAATTTACCGTTCGCGGATTAAGTCCCGGACGATACCAGTTTCGCGTAGAAACCACCGGCACTCCGTATCAGGAATACGAGACCGGCTGGATCGAACTCCAAGCCTTGCGCGTGCGACCGGGAGGAAGTGAAAATTATCCGCTCGATGTTGTGCTGAAATTCAAAGCCAGCAAATCTTCGGATGCGCGCGCCGAAGCCATTTTTGTTCAAAACGTTCCGGAAACCGCGCGCCTGCTTTATGAGCGCGGCGCGAGGAGTTTCAACGAAGGACAGCTTGAACAAGGCATGAACGCGCTGCAAGAGGCATTGAAGGTATTTCCCAACTACTTTCTGGCGCTGGAATTACTCGGCAAAGAGTTGGTCAAAGCCGACCGGTACGATGAAGGAATTCCGGTTTTGTTGCATGCACTGAAAATCAATTCGCGCTCGGCAACCAGCCATTACGCTTTGGGAGTCGCCTATCTGAAGCAGGGGAAACTGGGTTCAGCCATTGAATCCCTGAACAACGCAGCCAGCTTTAACCCGACAAATGCCAATACCCAAATGATGTTGGGCCTCGCTTATCGGCAGCATAATCAATTGCCGGAGTCTGTCATCGCATTCAAAAAAGCCATACAGTTGGGGGGCGGGGCGGCGGCCGAAGCTCATTTTTACCTCGCCGGAACTTATGAAAAGCAACAACAGATCGAAAATGCCATTTCTGAATTGGAGTTGTATCTGAAAGAAGGCAAAGACATCACCAACCCTGACCAAATTCGGGAGATGATTAAAGGTTTGCGTGAAAAGTCAAAAAAATGA
- a CDS encoding tetratricopeptide repeat protein, with protein MLSIVFSIAGEVGYSQTASSFSLIGSVRNQSGQTVSGVRVSVIDENYQPIYTAFVDSGGRFNLKGLKQGRFVVRIETTGTPYQEYSQPLELQALRRLGGNEDVLLDIILKYKKGEGPQGKPGTVFVQDVPKAAQKEMDRSIKNLKENNSDQAINSLKKAIEIFPDYFDALEKLGLEYIKVGQYNEAISVLTRATEVNKRASRSLYALGVANLKLSRLPQAIEWLNKSEQIEPNNPNTQMMLGLAYGNSGSFDKSEAAFKKALQFGGDAAAEAHYYLTGLYNKQERYREAWQELELFLKDAKNVKDPAQIKAMIANLKEKEKIQSAPPAITSGPAAVADSAPPSATATPIETESTTTRAEVEETKPAATLAPIPPLPAEFAELIHQADANGTLLHKNLLDYTYQLKKVHRVLNERGNSIHTQEQVFEAYPIRGEHVLISISRDGVASRTAADDRKRAAKQLEEAEKLRTKEKGDGQAPEDQIVGSYVSAGITGIYAGKPGYVSINIPTFLRSCDFFSPRVEKIGDRETVILNYRYHPGVKLTPNQRYIANMVGTVWIDQEDKVLTRLEGWPASAAAFDLVQSTAPREEAALIYQQTRQGEKTWMPSLIRMNAGGRTDLFDGLNWDVVFEFSNYRQFNTQAEDAKIKAPAKTP; from the coding sequence ATGTTATCAATTGTATTTTCAATTGCTGGCGAGGTTGGTTACAGCCAGACAGCATCGTCGTTTTCATTGATTGGCAGTGTGCGCAATCAAAGTGGGCAAACGGTGAGCGGAGTTCGAGTTTCCGTTATTGATGAAAACTATCAGCCGATTTACACAGCGTTTGTTGATTCCGGCGGACGGTTCAACCTCAAGGGGCTCAAGCAGGGCAGATTCGTTGTACGAATCGAAACCACCGGTACGCCGTATCAGGAATACTCCCAACCATTGGAACTACAAGCTCTGCGTCGGCTGGGGGGAAATGAAGATGTCCTATTGGACATCATTCTCAAATACAAAAAAGGCGAAGGGCCACAAGGAAAACCTGGGACTGTTTTTGTACAGGATGTTCCCAAAGCTGCACAGAAGGAGATGGACCGCAGCATCAAAAATCTGAAAGAGAACAATTCCGATCAAGCCATCAACTCACTAAAAAAAGCGATTGAAATTTTCCCGGATTATTTTGATGCCCTGGAAAAGCTGGGGCTGGAATACATCAAAGTGGGTCAGTATAACGAAGCCATTTCGGTCCTGACTCGCGCGACTGAAGTCAACAAACGCGCTTCTCGCAGTTTGTATGCTTTAGGCGTGGCCAACCTGAAGCTCAGCCGCCTGCCGCAAGCCATCGAATGGCTAAACAAATCCGAACAAATTGAGCCCAACAATCCGAATACGCAGATGATGCTGGGACTGGCTTATGGAAACAGCGGAAGTTTTGACAAATCCGAGGCGGCATTCAAAAAAGCGCTGCAATTCGGCGGTGATGCGGCAGCAGAAGCGCACTATTATTTGACTGGTTTGTACAACAAACAGGAGCGATATCGCGAAGCCTGGCAGGAGTTGGAGCTTTTTTTGAAAGACGCGAAAAACGTCAAAGACCCGGCGCAGATCAAGGCGATGATTGCCAACCTGAAAGAGAAAGAAAAAATTCAATCTGCCCCTCCGGCAATTACGTCAGGTCCGGCAGCGGTTGCGGACAGCGCGCCACCTTCAGCTACGGCGACGCCAATCGAAACCGAGAGCACGACCACACGTGCAGAGGTTGAAGAAACCAAACCTGCTGCGACGCTGGCTCCGATTCCGCCTTTGCCTGCGGAATTTGCCGAATTGATCCACCAAGCTGACGCCAACGGAACGTTGCTGCATAAAAACCTGCTGGATTACACCTACCAACTGAAGAAGGTCCATCGTGTGCTGAACGAACGAGGCAATTCCATTCACACGCAGGAGCAGGTGTTTGAAGCCTATCCGATTCGCGGAGAACACGTTTTGATTTCCATCAGTCGTGACGGAGTGGCTTCGCGCACGGCGGCCGATGACCGCAAGCGCGCCGCGAAACAACTGGAGGAAGCTGAAAAGCTGCGCACAAAGGAAAAAGGTGACGGCCAAGCACCCGAAGATCAAATTGTTGGAAGTTATGTTTCGGCGGGAATCACCGGCATCTATGCGGGTAAACCCGGTTATGTTTCCATCAATATCCCGACATTTCTCCGGTCGTGTGATTTCTTCTCCCCTCGAGTGGAAAAGATCGGCGACCGCGAAACTGTTATCCTCAATTATCGCTATCACCCCGGAGTCAAACTTACGCCCAACCAAAGATATATCGCCAATATGGTTGGCACCGTCTGGATTGATCAGGAAGACAAAGTGTTGACGCGATTGGAGGGTTGGCCGGCATCAGCAGCGGCATTTGACCTGGTGCAATCTACCGCGCCCAGAGAGGAAGCCGCATTGATTTACCAGCAAACACGTCAAGGCGAGAAAACCTGGATGCCCAGTTTGATTCGCATGAATGCCGGTGGGCGCACCGATCTGTTCGATGGATTGAATTGGGATGTCGTTTTTGAATTCAGCAATTACCGGCAATTCAACACGCAGGCCGAAGACGCCAAGATCAAAGCCCCGGCCAAAACTCCATAA
- a CDS encoding tetratricopeptide repeat protein yields MNFVAVNRIEGVVYDPHRMPVEKVYVELLNDVESVIGRTRTNAVGRFSFLGMPPGRFIIKVLPLGTNMMEQTQEVQISNATRTSNDTAYIDIYLRYEKRSGGENEATREVLFVQDVPDAAKKLYQEGVSEIGKNPQKAMAKLEEALRIFPQYFDALNWMGKAYISQKNYEKAYPYLMRAIDVNNRNYSTYYSLGFAFYQLKQYPAALEAARATTLLAPDSVDTQLLHGTLLRITGEYSEAEKALLKSNTLAKGANGEIHWQLALLYNRLNRTQDTINELQVYLKLVPDTPDKAKIQEMIVKLKASAAKKN; encoded by the coding sequence ATGAATTTCGTTGCCGTAAATAGAATTGAGGGCGTGGTGTACGACCCGCATCGCATGCCAGTCGAAAAGGTCTATGTCGAATTGCTTAACGATGTAGAGTCTGTGATTGGCAGAACCCGAACGAATGCCGTAGGTCGGTTTAGTTTTTTGGGGATGCCTCCCGGACGGTTCATCATCAAGGTTTTGCCGCTGGGCACCAATATGATGGAGCAAACTCAGGAGGTGCAAATCAGTAACGCGACCAGGACCAGCAATGACACTGCCTACATTGACATTTACCTTCGCTATGAAAAACGCAGCGGCGGAGAAAATGAAGCCACTCGCGAGGTTTTATTTGTTCAGGATGTCCCCGATGCTGCCAAGAAGCTTTATCAGGAAGGCGTATCTGAGATTGGGAAAAATCCTCAAAAAGCAATGGCCAAGCTCGAAGAAGCCTTGCGCATCTTCCCTCAATATTTCGATGCTTTGAATTGGATGGGGAAAGCGTATATTTCCCAGAAGAACTATGAAAAGGCCTATCCTTATTTGATGCGAGCGATTGATGTAAATAACCGCAACTATTCCACTTACTACAGTCTGGGATTCGCGTTTTACCAGCTCAAGCAATATCCGGCGGCGTTGGAGGCTGCGCGGGCAACGACGCTTCTGGCACCCGATTCTGTAGACACGCAACTGCTTCATGGAACACTGTTGCGAATTACAGGAGAATACTCAGAAGCGGAGAAAGCTTTGCTGAAGTCCAATACCCTGGCAAAAGGCGCGAATGGAGAAATTCATTGGCAATTGGCCTTGCTGTACAACAGGTTGAATCGCACACAAGACACCATAAACGAGCTTCAAGTGTACTTAAAGCTCGTCCCCGATACTCCCGATAAGGCCAAGATTCAGGAGATGATCGTCAAACTCAAGGCCTCCGCCGCCAAGAAAAACTAA